From the genome of Acropora palmata chromosome 8, jaAcrPala1.3, whole genome shotgun sequence:
CAGATTGCCTTGCGTCCTCCTCTGTGTTTTGTTCTTTACTTGGTGTCCCCTCCCACCAAAAAAATCTAATTGTCTGAAAAGCATTACTTCCTTCATTCTGTAATGGTTGACATTCgagaaaatttaattcagATTAAATACTGATGCCATTTCTTACTCAAACATTAATGTGGTTTAAgatagtaatattattattattattattattattattattattattattattattattattgtcattcaGGTATATGCATGCACATCAAAATAATTCTGTCAGCAATACAATTACCCAGCCAGTTATTATTTTGCATgcaatttaacaataattatttatgtaaaCACACCCTGTAGTATGACTAAGTGTTGTTAAAGTGGTATTGAAACcctcaaaaattgaaagaactgTATTAGAGGTGGCTGGGCTAATTGCCTCTTCACTCCCCTTGAAAAGATTCTGCTGACAGGCAAAACCAGGATTACATAACAAATATTTCACTGGATTTGGATTCCAAGAATTCTTATTGCTTTGATTGCTTATCTATTTATTCCATTAGAAAGAAATAGCCTTGAAAAACTGTATCCATAAAAAATAACATGCAGACATTTTCCCACAAGTAAACGCAACTTGCATTTCACTTTACACTACACGTTAAATTTCACCATCAAAGCATATATGATGTACATGCTTGCTTTCTCAAGTCAATGTTCTCACTATGGATGAATTATACCTTGAACCACGTTCCAATTTCACTGAATTTATGACAAGACATCCCTGAAAATATCTGCTCAAACTGATCCTTGTCAACAAATGTTCAAGgcatagcaataataattacttgttGACAATAGAATTCATGTTAGAGCATGACTGGCACACTTATACGATATTTGCAGGTGATGTGGCTTATGACCAGTTTGgatattttgaaattatttgtGTGTGGTGTGTATCATCGAGATATCTGGTGACTTTGATGCAAttcctttttccttccttcagcATACACTTGGCTCTCTGGTTGCAGGAGGAGTGACCTTAGGTGGTTTGGCATGAAGATGAGTCACtagaacaaacaaaatattttgtaatagTAAGATTTTCTTGAGTCATCTTTGGGTGTCAAAACTTCATTGAAACGTGTAGATCCAATGGTTATGTCATCACAAGAGTTGCACGAAATCTCAAAGACAGCTACAGATGAGAGAAAGGTCTACACCCCACAATGACCACTAACTGCTTGTGAATACTAAGAAgcttttaaaaacaataatcattaacataattgtaaattgtaattgtaaattaaaatttaatgtcaaacatAGGGAGTGCTTGGGCAATCACCCAAACCAGAGGCTCATGATAAGGTGCTTGACAATTCCAGATCAAATTGTTTGCAGACAATCAAATGGGCAATTTAATTATTGTATGTTGCCagcaaagtaaaataaaaaatgtaaattataaaaatcttTATTTGTAGAGAAGTGCACTTAGCTATCAGTTAGTTCACCAGTACTGCATTTTTGCACTTTTAATAATgtgaaagaaacaataattattattattattatttaaactATACTGCATCATGTACTTACAATAACCGAGGccttgaagaaacaaaaatacagaGGTTGCCACCTTATGCGGCTGCTCTTCCAGGGGCATTCCTCCACTTTCTGATACACTGAAGTATGTGGATATTTCTGGATCTAATCTGGCGTTGGTATTTACCACATCGTCTTGGTGTGGTGAGGTAGCTCCAGTTATCAGCAAGGCTGGacacttcaaacacaaaaCTTTCTTTGAGGTTGTCTTATCAGGGCGATGTATCTGAAGATCTGTGCGCTGCAGGTATGAGTTAATGAACAGTGAAAGATTTCGTGGATTTAAGACTGACTGGATACTCTGCTTGAAGGAATGGACAAGGTCTaagttttcctcttttgtctttttaccAAAGTGATGCCAGAGAAGATAGTCTTCCACAAAAGTTGTCAGCCCCTTGTTCTGTAACTGTCTGACACATAACtatgaacaaaaataatgtcaCAAGTTGATGAAAACTGCTTTTAATAGAGGAGGGAAAATTTTATGTGGGTACAACCACACAATAAGATGTATAAGAATGTTCAAGCAAAGGACAATAATCTGTGTAATGCCAGTCACTCAAGGCTTAAGGAAGAACCCAATTTTTTGTGGTATGCACACTATTAAACTGGAATAATTCCCTGCGAACTGACAATGATTAACTACTATTATTGATATTATAATCATCATTAATATTGaaagtaaattgtttttgattttgacTTCTTGGATATAATCatgaacaattattccatgagggcatgttggatatgagacggtaaaaatttcgctttctggcgaaaacatttttagcttagcaacgcttagcgcaatcatttgccatataaggtcaaactaaggtatatgagctgataactaAGACtgactgaaccaatcaaagcaCACGAAATGCATTATCGGAGGTTGAGAATTCAATAAATACTGTTACTGTTTATGAAAAAATGTACGCCTAAGAGGTCCTTTATCGGTCACCTTTTACCTTTCTATTCAATCCTTTTATCTATTTTCGCATGTGTAATGCATTATTGTGCATAGAAATAAGATTGCAAAGCTTCTggaataataaaacaaataataaaaagctCTCTTGAAAGCTGCTGCACGACAATAACTACAAATCTACCGTGAAATAATAACCTCAAGATTTGCTTTCTTTACGCACGAAGCCTTATTGTCAATTTATTGACTTGCAATTTAGTTTCTCTTTAGCAAAAGTTTTTTATTAAGTTACGCGAATGCATGAAGAAGTCGAAAATCGTTTCTGCAGTTTGTTTTTCCCTTCGATTTGCTTCGATGGCTTGATACGTGCATTTCGGCATAAAGTGGCCTGAATAATAATTCAGTATATTTTCAATGTAAACATGTCATGTTATCTGCTTTGCAAGCTAATTAATTTATAGTAAAGTACActtagccttttttttttgaggagGCGTACCTTCTGGTATCCCCACTCTATCCATCCTCCATTAGAAGCCACTAATTCCACCAGCACTAGCGCTTCCACTTTTGTCGGATGCCAAAGCGCATATCGACTCAAGATATTTGCTCCAGCACCAACACCAAAGCCAATAAAACGCTTTAAGCCGAAGAAATGTACAACTTCCCCGACCATGTCAGACAGTTCGTCCAGGGTTGGAAACTGATATTCCTCTGGTAGATTATCACTGTCTTCCTCCTGACCCGGTGCATCAATGTGGTAGATACAGAAATGATCGAGAAGGGGTCGATTTTCGGTGAAGTTGAAAAAGCCAAGGAATGCAGACGTGTGGTTCTGTCCAATATCGTGGAAGGTTACAATAGCTGGCTTCTTGTCCTTTCCCTGTCGACTGACACGAACTTTTCCCCGGGATGTTTCCACATCGTGTTCAGAAAGGAGTGAATTGAAAGCCTCATGATTGTCGAAGACTCGCGGTTCGGATTCTTGGACGTCTACTGACGTTAGACTCACTAAAGGTCTCTCGTCCATCTTTTTCCTGTCGTCGATACAGAATAAGATAGCAGTGACGGGGTTGTTTCGAGTGTGTATTTATAATGATTAGCTCTTCGTTTTTGATTGGTGCGTttcttaaaatgtctttttgtAAATGTCTTGAGGTCccaaagagcactgaaaataTAGATCTACTCTTCACCCGTTTAAGTTTTAAATTTACCACTCTTCGAAAATTCGCAAGCTTTTGCAAAGGGACGAAACCTGGGTATATACTTTCATTGCAACTTACATGACgtaaaaaattttgtttagtCAGTGATTGTGGAATGGAACATTCGTATTAAAACAGTAATTGAGCTTACATTAACGCCTTCTAACAGTTTTAACGATGCAAAACAATGTTTCGGCGTCCCCAGGCGAGGAGGTTGACGAAAGGAGGAAGGAAATTTCTTCGGATTCTGCAGATCAAAAAGACATCATGGAAGAACAAGAGTTGAAACCCATAGACAAGATTCCTGACGGGCCTCTGACAGATAGAGAGCGACTATTAATTTACGAGAAAGGAATTACGTAAGGTTTTAATATTGAGCGATTTTAAAATAATCCTTTGACTTGCAGGGCTTTAGCAGATCTACTTTGGTAATTCAGTTCTGAACCATAACAACCCTAACAACCTAACAACCAATAGAGAAAGGGGACAGAAATACTGGCACTCCTTGTTGTTATACCATTGTTGTTATGTTGttatttgatttgacttgattgtgttaattgttaatttcagttacaGTGTctccaattagtgctccagggCTAGAATAACTGgacacttaaataaaagttcctttccttatacatgattaataatatacatgaacaAATTTCtcctttctgattggttaagagcagtacagttttttttttttgaaacagtgcagaaaagagttaattttgtgcaaaagaggtaacaaaccaagcattctgattggtccaatgatcaaagaaactcacagattgCCAAttaaatcttttgctttcaaatcaagcacACCCCCTGGATTTCGCAATTGATGGTGTAATGTTTCCCTGATTGTGTGATATGCATgtgtttcttctgcttaaccatctcaaCACTTTTTCATGCATATTATTGCATTCTCGAGGAACGAGGGAACACATCCTAATTTCATTTCGTAGGCACgagaaatcgagattttttgtGAAGACTGCAAATTGGCCGCCCCTTCAGTTTTTTTCCAGGGTCTTTGAGCCGCGTTTTCATGTACATTGATTCAAGTCCCTTTGGCCTGCTAAGAATGCAAACTTTTATGttctatttgctttttttcacaCAACCCAGTTTTCCATGATCACACCACGTATCCTGTAGAATGCACTtcctaatctttgattactactatttaataagtaatcacattttcaaagaccccaaattgcactcgccctatgggctcgtgcaattttgttagtctttgaaaaatgtacttgtgcttatttattccaaataattgcactcgaaatcatgtgattaccaaTACAAATTACCAATGCACCTGTTTGGGCAAACCTTCACTTCCCATCATCTCAGGCTGCTAGATGTAGATGAAAATGTACCAGCCTAGTTATCAAAGTTATCAAGCCTGGAAATGATTATTGTTTGCAGTTTTAACCTTTATTTTAgtgaattaaaattaattcagtCAACTTTTATTGTCTTTTCCAGGTTCAAGGTAAGAAGATGATTTTGATGGTCAGGTTTGGTATAAGACTCagaaaatagcactgattGACTTATTTTAAAACCCAGGAAATAGTTGAAGGAGAATTAAGTTCTTTGATCTGTTTTGCAGACAAAAGGCAATTTTCAGCATGCTCTGTATTGTCTGTTGGCTTGTGTGCGAGGCCTAAAGGAAGGATCTGACTTCCCACATCTTCCAGAGTGTCTTCATAATGTAAGTATCTTGTAAAAAAACTGCTAAATTGGTCATAACCTTCCGGAGTGTCTTTATAATGTAAGTATCTTGTAAATAAACTGCTAAATTGATCATTATTCCAGAGTGTCTTTATAATGTAAGTATCTTGTAAATAAACTGCTAAATTGGTCATAACCTTTCACTGTGtcatttgcttttttctatGGCAGATTGCAGAAATATACAGCCAGCTTGAGGACTGTATCTTTTTAGTTCAGTCACATTGGCATTATCAGCAGGAAAAGAGTGACAGTAGatatatgtttattttttttttcagtgggaATCCAAAAAATCCAAGGCATCTCTGCAGGATAATGTCTTGCttgtatataattattatatataaatgtggttaaatgcaatttaacctagttaacaacaaagagatgcATCGGGGTCCAGGATGGAGCAGTTGCTTAGCAGTCAGCGGTCTCAGGCATACGTGCACAGATTCACGTAGGTCGTGCAGTCTCAGCGTAGTGGCTATTTGGAACCACATTGGGAAGAGCGTAGTGCAGCCTTTGGTTTCTCTAAGCAGTTGTCTTTTCTTCAGCGGTAGTGCCTTCTTAGTTTTCTGCCTCCCTTCCAATTCCCcccctttgttttttttttgctctttttttctctttccactGTTATCACAGTGTGACAGGTACCTGGATGTCCCTGtgtgtgggggctcatggctgggttgcggggATTGCTAGCCATGGGAGCATCTTACTGTCTAGGGGCTGGCTGATTATAGTGGAGGCCCCAAGACATCCCGGGCACCCAccttccactcagctcgatgcAGTTGTTAAACTATATATAATAACCTTTTTCAGGCATCCATCTTGAAACCAACTTTGAAATAGCTTTTGATCCAAAGCAATTTTTTGAAGCGTGAACACACTATGATATGTGTAAAAAATGTGCTTATAGTCTAAGGTGTGCTAACGGAATTTTGCTCTCGCCTAGTATTATCAAGACTCGCAAAACACTCGGTGACAGGGCATTCCAAGTGGCAGCACCGCAACTTTGGCTCAATTTTAGAAcaatattttgtatttttgtatgataaatttttaaagttaattTATTTGTAGTATCACCATTATTGTAATTAGCATTATCTACTACtttttaatgattattattgtaaatatctttaatttctATTCATTGTAATGCGCCCATGATCATTTTATTAAATGGGCGCAGAAGaagtattaaattattattattattattattattattattattattattattattattattattattattattattattatcaaaagCTGACATTTGAGCATCAGCTGTGACAAAGTTATCAtgacaaagtaaaaaaattatgttgaaTATGTTGATAGAGAATACACCAGTAACTGTCACTGTTTTGGTCTCCCTTAAGTTCACTTGATTTGGAGTGATTTACAATACTAATTCATAGATGAATCATCATTGGCCAGTGCTTCATAAAGGTCTCTGTTTATTATAGGCAGTATAACTGTCGTTTCCTTGACATGTTTGCTAGATGAAAATGCAATTTCATTTGCTCAAGCAGAAAAGTTGTATTATGAAACATCATTAATTAACATTGGTACTGAAGCTCAACACAATCAAAGTGAAGCTGGTAAGAAAACAGTTTAAGAGAGAACTTGAagtataaataataattgttattgatCCTTACCAGATCCATTCCTGATGAGAATGAAAGGGAGAGACCATTGTGAAGTGCTTTGGAAGTCCCTCTACACCTTTTCACTGTTGAAATGACTGAAACAGGTCATCAGAGTTAAGACTTTTACCTTGCTTTGATCCAATTCATCAGGTTCTAAAGATGTCCCTGGCTCCTCTTTAAGTTCGGTGGCAACAGACAGTGTTCAAGCTTGTCAGGTTAgagcaatatatatatatattgtgcATCAGCGTGCACACacattttttcaaggtttgtgcCTCTGGCCACTAGAAAAAGCAGGCAGCTAAAAACATTCTTAAGAAGTAAAATAACAGgaatcacaataattattattgtctatCTTTAAGGGAACTGTTTCATAATCTGCAAATGCTCTTTAATGGTAATTATTGATAGTAACTTATAATGGGTTTTGTCCTTAAATTTAGCTTGACAACAAAGATAATGGAGATTCAGCAGAAGCTCGGTCAGCCAATGAATATGAAAAACTAGCGCACTTGTGCTTAAAGCAGAAAAAGTAAGTTGGAAGTAGTCTTGatcaataatttttgcttCACTCTAGGTAGTTTCCTGTTTCCAAATTCCCTTGTGCCATTTGTAATTTGAACAACAGCCATTGTGGAGTAGTGATAGCACCTTCCTTTCACAAACAGTCCCAGGATTTATTTTTCTGGTCTTTGCATGATCTGTAGGGTTGGTTTATTGCTTCTTTACTCTTCTCTTACAGGTTGTCTTTATTACTTCATTttaatgatattatttttgttgcaataTGACATTAACACTTGATGTCACATTGCAACAAACTAGTGGCCTGAGCTCTAATGAAGTAAATGAATTTCTAACCATTACAATACTGACTTGTTATAGCTTTCTCAAGTTTctaagtttctttctttccttttagtGCTCAACTTGCTCTAGAATATTGTGGTAAGGTGAGACCAAATTAACCTTCTTTGGCATAATATAACACATGCAGTGTGATTATGGGAATCAGGGTTGTTGCAGTGGGAAGAGcatgtaatttttctttaattaaccTAATTAATCTTTCTTTAATTAACCTAGTTTCAAtgggccatttccgagttcccctcagtctcactttcaaagcgagtctaagtgcaaaattgttgttatggtaattagttccaatttcaatataaatgaaaactgattttcatatcAAAGACTTTGCACTTAGCCTCGATTTGAAACGGAGgttgaggtgaactcggaaatggcctattctgGACACATCATTGTGGCAAGGGTTAAGTTTTCAACTAATTCCGTTCTCAAAAAGTTTTTCCTCAGGCACTGtggttttcccctcttacTAAATATCAACATTAGTAATATTCGTGAGAAGCcaacaaaaaaaggttttcaaaaGAGCACTAATTACACGAGCTATCTTGCTcattactaataataatgattaatgCTCAACAGACATTGTAACTTCAATTCAACCTTattcttttagttttcttgttttcccttttataTTTTacgttttttgtttatcttcGAAAAAAtgggagcagggatggcgtagtggtgagagcgctcgcctcccaccaatgtgtccctggttcgattcccggacgCAGGGGCATATTtgggttgaatttgttgttggttctctaccttgctctgagaggtttttctctgggtactccggttttcccctctccataaaaaccaacaattccaaattccaattcgatctgGAATTGTCAAGCACTTGACCATGAGCCTCTGGTTCGGGTGATTGCGCAAGCACTCCCTGTGTTTGACATTAAAtctgaatttaaaatttacaattttttatgacattttataatatattataaaatta
Proteins encoded in this window:
- the LOC141890482 gene encoding uncharacterized protein LOC141890482 isoform X1 is translated as MQNNVSASPGEEVDERRKEISSDSADQKDIMEEQELKPIDKIPDGPLTDRERLLIYEKGITFKTKGNFQHALYCLLACVRGLKEGSDFPHLPECLHNIAEIYSQLEDYENAISFAQAEKLYYETSLINIGTEAQHNQSEAGSKDVPGSSLSSVATDSVQACQLDNKDNGDSAEARSANEYEKLAHLCLKQKNAQLALEYCGKAVKLRQSIYGEEHVITKRTLDLFTVIYAEIGKEQYSEAMQKFTEAKQSEGEVLKDNTQPPKSAYPKKEITNKKEELPTEPDSRQSPVGEAQKEKKQNTASAEVANNDHRIGLSPSQAMLCFFLLTAIVTVCVTVLCCHVSGKDPVTTLKYIVTRVKFYYFYYMKRPSPGNKFF
- the LOC141890484 gene encoding protein NDRG3-like, producing MDERPLVSLTSVDVQESEPRVFDNHEAFNSLLSEHDVETSRGKVRVSRQGKDKKPAIVTFHDIGQNHTSAFLGFFNFTENRPLLDHFCIYHIDAPGQEEDSDNLPEEYQFPTLDELSDMVGEVVHFFGLKRFIGFGVGAGANILSRYALWHPTKVEALVLVELVASNGGWIEWGYQKLCVRQLQNKGLTTFVEDYLLWHHFGKKTKEENLDLVHSFKQSIQSVLNPRNLSLFINSYLQRTDLQIHRPDKTTSKKVLCLKCPALLITGATSPHQDDVVNTNARLDPEISTYFSVSESGGMPLEEQPHKVATSVFLFLQGLGYLTHLHAKPPKVTPPATREPSVC